The following is a genomic window from Sphaerodactylus townsendi isolate TG3544 linkage group LG16, MPM_Stown_v2.3, whole genome shotgun sequence.
CAGTCCATTCTTATGTATAAATGTccaaaaaggaagcaagaaaaggggtCCACCAATCAATATTCTCCTTTATAATTTCCAGAAGAATGGCATCTATTCTGGGGTCTTACCACATTTGTGTTGGTTTATGTTGGCTTTGGTTTCCACTGAAGAGACTGGAGGCCATCTTGGTAGCTATTCAAACTCTAATGCGTAAGATGTCGAGGAGCTCTGAGATTTTACCAAAGTATATTTTTACCATCAGGTCGCAACAGACTTATGGTGAGACCCCAAAAGGtgtacaaggcaagagatgagcctggtgggccactgcgagtagcagagagctggactagatggactctggtctgatccagctggcttgttcttatgttcttatgttctagaagtggtttgccattgcctgcctctgtgttgtacccttggacttccttggtggccttccatcccAGAAAAGCCGTTGATAAGCCTGCTTGAATTCTAAGTTTCGACAAGGTCAAGctaacttgggccatccaggtcgggACTAGGGAAAAGCTCGTTCAATAAATGCAATGTTTCTTAAGATGAACAGCTTGGCTCAACTGTGTCAGAGGAAAGGATGAAAACGCATTATTGCTGGACTGTAggaccatcatcatcatctttgctGGATTGTGGggccatcatcatcattattctaTCAAGCTAGCCGAATGTTTCCCGATTACgatatctcccctgagcctccccTGGGATGTCTCATCATCTGGGGTTTTTAGCTggcttgttttaaatggttttatgatttgtttttattgatagGAATTTGATGCGATTCTACAATGAGGTATTCCATACTTGATCTTCATGACTACACTGTTCAGATCTTTTGAACCTACTTGTCTTTGCTGAGTGAAGGTAGAAACTTAATTTGGAAACTCATGGGCTCCTAACATACCTTCCTCTTACTGACATGTAGTTTGCATCTcacaagtggcttacaatcacctttgcctcccctctccacaacagacaccttgtgaggtaggcaggcctgagagagttctgacagaactgtgactagcccaaggtcaccccacaggcttcacatggaggagtggggaaacaaaacccagtCCAGCAAATAAGAGTctggtgctcatgtggaggagtggagaatcaaacccagttctccagattagagtccacctgctcttaaccaccaaaccacactggctctcaattgtACACTTGATCCTGAAGCTCATTTAATGATATCAGTCCAGTGACTTTTCTGAACCTAACCTAACTTGTAGAGATATCAGGAAGATAAAAACAAGGGAGCAGCCACATTATTCTCACGTAGCTCCTTTGAGGAATGATGGATTAAAAATGTGTCAATCATTTAGACTTCCAGGAACAGATTAATAAACTAACAGAATATTCAACAATGGCAAAACTGACATCCTTGGTACATAAAagatggaaagcttttctggattCTATTAATGACTTGGATAATTAGAGATAATGAGGATTATACGGGTTAGGATAAAACAATGATTGGAATTTAAGATGCTGTAAAATGGGATAACAGATGTGAGCAAGTTTCAAATGTCATATAATTTATtacaatttgttttaattttatggggGGAAATAGAACAaattatttaagaagaagaaggtctggatttatatcccccttttctctcttgtaggagactcaaaggggcttacaatctcctttccctttccccctcacaacaaacatcctgtgaggtgggcggggctgagagagctccgaagaactgtgactagcccaaggtcatccagctagcatgtgtgaattctccagttaagcctccacagcaaaagtggcagagcggggaatcaaacctagttctccaggttagagtgcacctgctcttacaccactacaccacactggctcttatatTCTACTGCAAAGCTAGCTGTGACCTGAGGGAGAAATTACTAAGAACTGTAGTAGCACCGTCTCATTGCAGTATAAACGCACACAAGCTTCTCCGACTATTACTGGCTGACCAGAAGTACCTCAGAAGTGGCAAACTTTTTTGTGAGCCACTTCCAATCAGTGGCTGTCTAGTTTTGGTAACTGCACAAAGTAAACTGTCAAATACAGGGAACTTTATTGacgtttttatttattattgtctTTTATCTTACAGTTTTTGAATGGGTCTAAGTACCACCAATGTTGtacatattaattttaattatgccAATACAAATTTCTGAATCTCAGTCCAAATCTACTTTGAGGGAATCACACAGCCAACTGGCAATCACTAGATTTCACTCCACGTATTCAGCATTTCATTCTTTCTTCATTCAGAATGGTACCAAgaacatttgaaaataaatagCAACTTCTAAACAGCCCATGCAGTTGCAGGAATGTACacgatcccccctccccccgccaacaGCTCTCTGAAGTTATTGCTATATCTCTGCAGAGGATTATTTTGGTAACCCGCATATAAAACGTATCACACTATTCATAGCGATTTTTGTGCTTGGGAACTGTAATGGGCCAAGGCTAACTAAATAAGCTATTCCATGGAAACCGTCTTTAACATGATGCCAGGTGACTGGAACTCCATTGTCCTCCAGCCGTTTCTTGTACAATAGTCCATCATCCCTAAGAATATCATATTCACAGGTCAAAAGGAAAGTCTCGGGGAGCTGGCGTATAACCTCATCTTCTGCTAAAAGTGGGGAAAACCACGTCTCTAAAGCTGGTTTGCACAGTTCACCAAGCTGTTCGGAATATGGAGCTGGCTTTGTCGGCACATAACCTCTGACCTTAAACTCGTCTGGAATAAGATCAGCACTGATCCATTTCTTACACTTTGCCTTCATATCTTCAGAGACATGGGCACTGTTTAGAACTCCCATTAGATCCAACTTGAAAGCCTGAGTGAAATACTGGAAAGCTAGTTTGACAGCCCGTTTCTTGAACAAAATGGGGATAGAATGATTTTGCTGATAGGATGGCAAAGTAAAGTCCACTGCCTGGAGGAATGGATACAACAAGATCTGGGCTTGGATCCTTGGGACATCTCTTCGAACCGCCAATTCTTGGCAAAGCGCTGCAGCCATTGTGGCTCCGCTACTGTCGCCGGCGACGATGATGCGGTTAGGGTTCACTGCGTAAAACCTCGCGTTCTTCAAAAAGTATAATGCGGCTGTCAAAGAGTCCTGAGACTGAACTGGAGGAGGGTGCTCGGGAGATAAGCGATATCTAAAAGCAAACGATAGTCTAAATTCATCATCCCATGCTACAATGAGAACACGGCATCTTGCTGAATAATGTCATTTTAATCTTCTCATGCTGTCTGGTGAAACCATGTCTTAATCGTTATTGTTGGATGTATTTACTGTATTTGTTTTCACATACTTATAGGAAAATACTTATAGGAAAATACTTATAGGAAAATAAGTATTCAAATACTTTTTGAGTGCCCCCTCTGTTCACCACCGCTGCGGCATAAGCCCCCTTGGCCTTGTAGGAGCTCAGCTACCTTTTGGATCAATTAAGACATGACACTGGTTTCCATTTATAAGTTCTTCACTTCTGCCAGGCAGTTCACATCACTCCTGAAATCTGGAGCCCATACACCACACTAgtcttctccctctttccctacCTCCCTTTTATCTCCTaggagctccctgctccagcctaCTAGTGGTTGGTGAGCTGTCTGTCGAGCCCTGCCAGCctgggactggctcttcagctttgCTGGCCCTCCTCCATGATTGGAACCTGGTTGGGGCTGTGCAGGCCCTACCCTTCTCTCTAAGGCTGCCCAGGGCTGCTAATTGCAGCTTGGTTAGGGCTGTGCTGTCCCTACCCTTTTCCCTGAAACTGTGgaggcttgctcttgctgctcaggCCCTACTGCcagttctctgcagtttctcacagctgctggcttcctggaggtccctgcacCTTGTGGGAAGTCCAGGAGCAGGGCTGCTAATTTTAGGGTGCTCCGGGGTCCCTGGGTGGGTGTCTGTGACAAGGAGAAGGGTGCACCAGCTGTTGGGGTGATGGGAGGCAGTTCCATCCCTGGACACACTTAGAGGAAAATAAGTATGTTCATACATTTATAGCTAAGAGATCCCAAAATTATCCTAATATATTTGTGAGTTACATCAGTTTGAATCATCCCAATATTCTATTCTGTTTGGGGAAGGATGTTAGCTCAGTGACAGAGCTTGGTAACAGAAGGCTcaacctgtttccctgaaaagacTCTGCCGATCCTAAAAGCCAGTACTGACCCTGATAGACCAATGACAGCTTGGGAAAGGGTGACAGTTCAGTAGTAAAACATCTCCTATGCATGTACAGTGCATCAGATTAAACCTCCAGCAAACCTCTGTCTGAGATTCTGGAGAGTTGTTGCTAGTCCGAGCAGACCAggagtggagcgagggggaactgcacctgccATGCCTCTGCACAGGTGCACTCCCAGGGTgtcgcaccccaccccaccccgttggtACTACACCACTGGAGcagacaatttatttatttatttattgttatatttataaaccgccctcccccgaagggctcagggcggtgtacagatagataggtagagcacattaaagTCGGTAAAACCAAATtcaaataaacattaaataatggctctatattattaaatcaaccccattaaaatgcagcgttctgacagcaaatatatcaatggcgtccatctactaaatccccttggaggaagaaggaaggggaagggacggcatggtccatagatgatgtagaaaaggggggggggagccatcagcggccggcctccccgaaggcccggcggaacagctctgtcttgcaggccctgcggaaatcattaagatcccgcggggcccgcgtagctggaggtagagcgttccaccaggcaggggccagagctgtaaaggctctggcccgggtggaggccagccattgaggggccagggatcaccagtaagttggcctctgctaaatgcacaggccgatttgggacgtatggggcaagGCTGTCCCGCTGACTTTGATAGGACCACAGGATTCACAGGCTGAGCAagcccttcccaccttcccccaatccccagcaagccctcctggCCTCTCACCAATCCCCAGCAAGCCCACCAATCCACTGATCAGCCCCCTGCCTGCCCTCACCCCCTGTCCTATCTAGGCCCGCTGTATTGCTTAACCTACAGCGGGCTTTGATGCTAGTATATAATAAATGCTTGTGATTGTTCTAATGTATAAATTATGGTTTTACagttgttgttagctgccctgaggctGGCTTATGCTGGAAAAGGGTGgggtagaataaaaataaaataaacattgccCTTGCCTCTTACACACTGACTATTGCACAACAGCCAATGTCTTCATCCACAATATGTTTCAACTTTCTTCCTTCAGGGGAGGGTAAGGACAAACCTTTCTTCTGCTCCCATTTGAGCTGGGAAGTGATATTAGCCCTGCAGACATTTACTCAGCTCCTCAAAATACCAGAAGGAATATTGCTCGAGAGGTAAGCTGGGAAATAAATGATCCTTGTACTCTGTCCTTGGACAAAGCTGACCCTTGTATTCAGAATGTCTGTCCGTTCCGGGCTAATGAGGCAGACCCGCCTCTTGAGGTCATTTGGTGATTTCAACAGTTGAAGCTACTTACCCAATACACACAACCACCGATTCACTTTCTTTGGCCAAGTAGCGACACACCCTTTCGTAGGcttctgaaaaacaaaaacaaaaattcccactgaaaatgacTGTGCTTCCTGCTAGTCTGAAGAGCGTAGCCATATTAGTTAGCACTAGAAGAGCTAGAGCTGCCTCTAGTAGCACCTGAGATGAAATTCTTGAGAGAAATGCATCTGAGGAATACGAAATGTATCTGAAGAAGGGAGCTCTGACCTTCAAAAGCTTGTACCCTCCTCCCCAAATATTGTCAATCTATATAGAACTGAAATCTTGCTTGTGTGCTTCCTGAAGATTACCTGATAGGTTCTAGCATGCAAAAAGCCCCAGATTCAGACTCTGTCATCCTCAGTGAAAGAGATCAGGTGCCAGATAATATGAGAGGCCTCTTCCGGAGTCCCAGGAGAACTGCCATTAGTCttaatagacaatactgaccatgatAGATCATTTGTCTGATTCAATATCAGGTAGGTTAATGGGATCTCAGCCCCACTTTCCTCACAatggggtctgttgtggggaagaaggagaagacttTATTgactttatatcccacctttctctcctgtaggaagactcaggggagcttacaagctcctttcctttgctctcccctcaacacttgtgaggcaggtgggactgagagagttctgagagaactatgactagcccagcaggaatataggagtgcagaaacacatctggttcaccagttaagtctctgccactcaagtggaggagtgggggatgaaacccggttctccagattagagtccattgttattaatcactacaccacactggttttagTGTACTAGAAAACAGTCAGAGTCATTGATGTTGAAGTATCCTTCTGAATTTTCTAAAGAAATAGAATGAAAAATTGTAGGA
Proteins encoded in this region:
- the LOC125445837 gene encoding arylacetamide deacetylase-like 4; this translates as MDFVQILWTTALCICIVLTSSVLVWSLHRDYNRTHIPPDLKHRRKLWVYSWLLSSAFAVGHYLEKLGICSQIAVLRLVFNGVPSMNDPKLYIKNLYFEHVPVRVYWPKLSTPVGNLRGIIYLHGGIGVVGSIKAYERVCRYLAKESESVVVCIGYRLSPEHPPPVQSQDSLTAALYFLKNARFYAVNPNRIIVAGDSSGATMAAALCQELAVRRDVPRIQAQILLYPFLQAVDFTLPSYQQNHSIPILFKKRAVKLAFQYFTQAFKLDLMGVLNSAHVSEDMKAKCKKWISADLIPDEFKVRGYVPTKPAPYSEQLGELCKPALETWFSPLLAEDEVIRQLPETFLLTCEYDILRDDGLLYKKRLEDNGVPVTWHHVKDGFHGIAYLVSLGPLQFPSTKIAMNSVIRFICGLPK